GTCTTATCTTAACACAGCCactctttgtttttcttctttaagcATTAGCAAACAAATTTGTATCCAGTTTTACTTTTGCCCGTATGTTGTACTTGTGTTAACATCAGCAAATTAATTTGTGGATGAATGTCTAAGTTATTTGTTTTGATGTAGATAAATGTGTGTGGTGACCCCAGTATGATTTGAAGCATTCATGAGATTCCTAATGTTCGAAACCACGTGgcctttgatatatatatatattcacgcaCTGAATTTGTTATATGATGACTCATtacatttttttccttttccttactATGCATATGTGATAATTTGGAATTGGTTAAGCAAGATAAATTTGGTGCAATTTTAAAATGTCTGTAGTCTTTTAGGACTAAAGCAGAGGAAGTAACTGTGAGAAATATTAGAAAACCTAGTGCATTTTGAGCACTTCCAGAATTTCAAATGAGTTTGAATTGTACATAAACTTTGTTGAAGAAGTTTTGGTTGGTTTAGCATTGGTTTCCACCTTTGTTTGAAGAGCTTATTAAATATCATATATTCTAAAAATTTTGCAGGCAGTTAATCTGGGGACGTTTATATTACTCTCAGCTGTCATCATGTTCTTAATCCACCCAGTTTTTGCTTCACCAGCATTTGCAACCTTTCAAACCGCTGCAAACACTGGGGGTCCTGTTGCTGCTGCTGCAGTTGGGGCAAAACTGTTGCGTACTGAATTGTTAAGTAGTGCCTGGACTGGTTTCCTTGCTGGTTGCTTACATACACTGTCAGGACCAGACCACCTTGCTGCTTTGGCTCCGCTTTCAATTGGCCGTTCCCGAATGGAAAGTGCTGTCGTTGGGGCTCTTTGGGGTTGTGGCCATGATGCTGGTCAGGTCATATTTGGCTTGTTGTTTCTATTGCTAAAGGATCAGCTCCACATTGAGATTATCAGAACTTGGGGCACAAGAATAGTTGGTTTTACACTACTTGTTATTGGTGCTATGGGAATTAGGGAAGCTTCAGAAGCCCCAAACCCATGTGTTGCCCTTGAAAATGGCGAGTGTGATGTTAGTGTTTATGAAACATTAGAAAGCCCAACAGTGGGGAAGAAGAAGATAGGCTTTGCTACTTTTGCCACTGGGATTGTCCATGGGTTGCAACCAGATGCATTGATGATGGTCTTGCCTGCGCTTGCATTGCCTTCGCGCTTGGCTGGTGCTGCATTTCTAGTCATGTTCCTATTGGGGACTGTGGTTGCAATGGGAAGCTATACAGTATTTATAGGCTCATGTAGTCAGGCATTAAAGGATCGAATGCCTAGAATTACTGAGAAACTCACTTGGGTTTCATCTCTGATTGCAATTGCCCTTGGCCTGGCCATTATCATTAGCCAGTTTTTTGGATTTAACTTGTATTGATCGATCGATCTAACACAGGCATCGAGATTCCTATTTGCAAGCCAGTATTTTAGTGTTAAGAGAAGGATCTTTAGAAAGGTATAGTCAATTTATTTCAGGCCTCCAAAAAAAAACCTGCCCAACATCTTATGTCAGTGAGTAACATCATCTTCACTATCTTATTTTGCTTTTGGAGTTTGTAATTTTTGATATACAAGTGAAGCCTATGTCTTTCAGTTGTGGTAGAATTTGAGTTCAATTGAACGATTTGCTTTACCATTTGGTGCAATACACTTCTTGTAGCCCTCATTAAGTCCTTGTATGTGACTCTTCTTGGCACACAATCGCAGTCTTTCTGTTCTTATGGGGCTCTTGATCTGGGACTGCTAGAACAGTTGTTGCCATGCTGACCTGACCTTTTGTAATGGATAAAGTTGCATTTGATCAGGATTCTAGCGGCTTGTTGCGAATTTTACAATAGTTGAGTCGTGTCTTATAGAGTTTGACAAACGTTTGAATCATAGTCAAGATCGAAGCATCCACATGGTTTGAACTATAGTTATAGTTTGAAGCGCAGGTGTCCGAAACTGTCAATTACTGAGTAAAGCACTGACGTATTTTGAGACAGTCATATCATCGGCAATAATagtagcttttttttttcttcttttacttttttttttaaggatTAAAATTTGATATAGTCTTATTCTTATGGTGCAATTGCTTTGGGATTGTTAGAGATTTGCAGAAAGTCATTTGAATCTAATTatgggagataaaattctatgttgtcttctattttttaaaatttttatattcatTGGATGAACATTATCACGTCAGTATGAGCTTAGTATGTTTGATCTTACTTACTGATGGAGTAATGCAGAGTACCAGTCTGCACTATTCTATTTAAAATTGAACAATCTGAACTTCATCAAAGTTTTTTTAGCATTGCTACTGAAATTGTCGttgaactttttttttaaatatattaattaaagaatattaaaaattaaatttgataaattttaattataaaaaaattaaaataataaaaaagattttttcaaattattttttaatcatatttaaaataatattttttcctaaaaataattttaatcctTAAATCACAATgtagttttttaatttatttttgttttaaaaaattttattttatttaattctacttaaaaaaaaatcaaattgaatcaattggtgggctataataataataataataataataataataataataataataataataaattcgtTTTAGAAATGGATTTTGTAATTTATAAAGCCTTAGGTGCTAATTGTTTTTATGCATGGCTTAATGGCAAAGATGTGCATGATTGATATTTTCtttaactaaataaaaaaaaaatagaataaaaaataaCTATTGCAATAAAAACGTAATTGCATTGAAGCaaacttattttattattttgatataattttgtttttttattaataatcaaATTTAAAGCCATATAAAAGCTATATGGAACTAAAAAGGTCAAAGCTAAGGTTGATTTTATTCTAAGCTACCTGTTATTAGAGTTTTTGAATCTTATGATGCAAATCTTCAATCGTCACTCTTTGAAGATGATGTTGGAAAGGCGTCTTCAAGTTTGAATTTAATGTGTAGTATCAACAATAGCTTGAATCAAAGCTTTGATATAAAATATGAGACCAATACAGTACTTAATGTCTTGAATGTAGAACTTGGTACTTTTGAAATTGAAGAACAAGTGGAATTATAGAACAAGTAGACTGCAAATTATAGGATGTAGATGTAGAACAATGGTACAAACCGTAGAACACGAACTTGTTGGTAGAATCTGATTTCGGTAAGGTTGAAACCCACTACAGATGATCCATAAAGGAAGAcattgaataaaattcaatatCACTATCATGGTATGTCAATCACCACCATGCTAGGTCACTCTTTAAGGATATAACTACACTCAAAATCCCTAAGAATCCACCAAAAGGGAGAGAGAACACAATATGGAGAAAATTTTCTAATGCTATTGATATTCAAAAACTGACGGGAAGCTTATTTGTAAGCTCAACTCAAAAACTAGTTAGGAAACTAGGATTTTATTAAATAAGTAAAAAtgataaaattaactaaaaaccCTAAATAACAATAATGAGGAGTTAACGACTATAAAAATTTTTGTGACAATTTGGCGACTTCACTGGAAAGTCTTTTCAAACCAAATCTTTTAGTCTAAAGGTCTAAGGGGTGGATTTAATTTATACtttgataaaataattttaataattatggaGTTTAACTTATGATATTCTTTAAATTCCTTTTGTTTGATTGAGCTTATTATATTTTCTCTtcctttaaataaatttcataaatttttgttATGTGTTTTTATACTTTAATACGTTTCTTTTGCTagtgtttttttattattttttcttttatatgtATTTGACTATTTTGTGGATATTTGCTGTTAAGCTGTTACAGGAGGTGTTTGGTTTATCCTCGAAAGGGAAGAGGTTTGTATGGCCCTGCACACATGTTGTGCTTAAATAATGTTCTCACCTATTTCAGCTTTATACCTGGATTATATCTTTGCTTTTTAAGAAATAGGATAAAGTCATGTAGCAGTACCCATTATATGGTATTGGAATAGGGCTCTATTATTTACAGTAGGGATAATCTGGGGGTATTTCAAACCTTAGTAAATTAATCCTCAAGCTGAAACTTTGCACATTAAGTATGAACCGTAGTCGTCCACCTTTAAGGATAGACCCATCTTGCTTGATAGCACCCTATCAAACTTAGGTTGGTTCCCTTATTAGGACCAAAAGGACATATTTTCCTCTCTTACTCTTACGTGTTATCGTATAACTCAAAATGATAAGTGCGATGCTTCTCGCTTGGTGGTCAAAATGGTATCTTCCAAAACACTGTAGcgctaattaaaaaatatatatatattttctgaCCCTAAAATCAAAATGATAAAAACATCTTCTTACTTTGATGGATGAGTAAAATAATCCCTCACTTCAATAGCATGGATCGAGAAATGTTACAATAGAGATATGATAAATGCATGGATAAACTTTCATATTTGTGGGAACAACTtcttgggaaaaaaaaaaaaagagaagaaagcatatatatatatatatatatatatatatatatatatatatatatatatatataatctctaTATGTTGTATGCTTTTTGAGTATCTTACTAGAAGATAATTATTTGCAAAGAGTGAGCGTTAATATTACCATGGCATCTTTAAGTTAGTCGGCCAGTGAAATCTTACAACGCAAGCAAAACTTTCAACAGTGGAAAGATTTTATTCATAATGAAAAGTCGATGCAAGCCGTAGAAGGGATGTTAGTACAAAAATTGGGTCTTTATCCCTTCCACAACACCGCCCCCCCCCTCCAAACTTGATCAAGCCCAGATTAAAATAAGGGCTATTGATATAGTTAGTCTAATTAAGTGTTGGAAGTGATTCTCCCCAGAATCGCAAAGTGCATTTGAAAGCAAATATGGGAAAATCACAACTTTGTTATGGGTCAGGGAATAAAAGGCTATTGTGATAACAATTTTGTCATTCTAgaactctattttttttttttagcgatATAGATACAACTCCAATGATAAAAGAATATCAAGCCCTGTTGCTAATACCTTACATGGCTCGCAATTGTATGtgttggacctaggtgtcttaacctatgttttgatgataataaacaattagtgtgctactaattaTATTAGAATTATTTATGATAAGTTTGTAGGCCCcaaattcaaaattataaaattatttcaaatcAGGTTGAAGAAGAGCAAGATAAGGAAGCAAACCTTTGTGGGATCttacaatataatttttatttattttttatgccttgtgaatcccatttaattaattatataggcTAAAGTCTAGGTGTTACTAAAAAAATCTTATTTAACTTAGTTTTCACGAAATTCTTGACCAAGGGAaagttaaataaatttttcattttctcaaaaaatgtaaaattaattttggaaagtaTTTTAGTTCAAAAATATATTGAATTAGTTTTCCAATACTTCAAATAGATTGAAAATCCGATTTTTGAGTTAAAAGTTATGcaattttcaatttttcaagAAATCTAGACAGAATGGATTTCAGCAGTCAAAACAAGGGATTTAGGTAGTTGAAATCTGTTCTTCAAAAATGATATTTTGATAGAATAAACTTTGGCAACCAAAGTAGGGGATTTCGACAGTTGGACTTAGGTTTCTAAAAGACATTATAATGGGTTTTTAAGTAGTTGAACCACTAtttttgcatttaatgcacctCAACAGTCATATTTATGCCAAAATTATAAATGTAAGGTATTTTTAATGTGAAGAAAGTTACAACAACCATTAATTTGTGAATTTATTGTGTTATAACCTTCTTTCACACTTTTTCTCTCTAAAACTTGAGTTAAAGCATTTAATCCATTGTGATTCATTTTGAATCATAATTTCTTTGTTATTCTAAGATAGAAAGTTAGTTTATTAACTAAATTTATTATTTCTCTTTATTAGAGAATGGCTACAATGACCTAACCAGGGGGTTGTTATTGGAGCCAAAGAACGAGTCAGCTTAAGGCTACCAACCTATAGCAAGCCTAAAACTGAAGACTTTAACCTTCTAAGGGCCAACTTTATTGATTTGGAACTTTTTTTAAAGTTTAAGGAGGTCATTTTCTCTCTAAGACTCAAACTCAGCAGAAAGAGCTTAAAAACTTATGTGCATTATGCTGAATATTTTTTTTTACGTTTCTacttttctttactattattgttGTACACTACTTCATTTGTACAAAACTAAGCTCTTTTTGTATCTTTTGTAAGACTGATATGAGCCATATAACTTTCTTTCGTCAAACAAAGAATGCCTTAGAATTGTTTTCCTAGGAAGAGTATGCTCATAGACCATTACTTTCTTGTTTCTTTTACAATTGTTCAACACGTTTAAAACATTAACTTTGGAAAAGTTCCCTGAAGGAACCCGTTTTACATGATTATATCATTTAACTTTAACTTTAACTGCATCTTATTAATCACACTTAACTTtagttttcttttattattaggtCTACCCTTGGTATTAAAATACCTAAGAGGGTCTATTACATATTTCATATTTAGTGTAATTAGTAGGATACTACTCCCCTTTTTAACCATTAcattacttatgtaatatatttcaaTTACTGTGGAGAAGACTTGACCTGTTGGTCTTCAATTATTGTGGAGAAGACTTGACCTATTGGTCTTACTCTTTTGGCTTTTTCATTTCCCTAATTACATCTATTGACAATTAAGGAACTCCACATTCCCCTTCTTACACTAATATAATTACATCTTATGCTTTCAAAGTTTATTATACTCTTCCATTTCATTCTAAAGGAAAGAACTCACTAACATGTGTAACTATACAGTCCTACTGGCAAGCACATTCACATTCTATCATACACTAGATGTACATGCCCACACCATAGACATAAAACATACATCCATTAGACTATCATATACATAAACATTACATAACAACCAAACATAATATAATTACATACTCGTATACACTTAAGACATATACACATAACATTGATGAATCTAATACTATTATAAAAGTTGTCCTTATGACATGCCAAAGCCCTTTTATATTCTTGTACATCTACTACCTGAAAAACTTATTTTGGTTGGAAGAAGGAAGGTGAGCTGGAGGCTCAGTAAGTATAAATTACTTTAAAAAATCACACAATTCTTTTTCATTACATAAACATGAGTGTCAATCACATGAAttcatcaatttatcaaacatttgcaTACATGGCAGTCATGTTACTAGTGACTCCCCTATAACCAATGTGCTCGGCTTATATAGAAGCTCCTCGGGACTTTCTTTTACTTTAACCAATATGCCTAGCTCATATAGATGCTCCACAAGACTTTCTCTTTTAAACATGACATATGTCATGTACCAGGAGCCTCATAGGGTCCTCACCTCACTTTTTGGATCCAAACCATACATAACATAATATAACATGATTTCATATACCATTTGGAAGTCAGTAGGTCATGCATAATTTGcctcacatcataaacatttatGTAGTTATAACAAAGTATGGTTTTAGTGCATTACAACCTAAAATCAATGCATTGCATGAAGCATGATTATGCTTAAAgtaataattatagtaattaaaaagcatttaaaatttaattaagtagttTACACTTACCTCTTATAGAACTTATCAATTATTCGTACCCCTTAGATCTGGCAGGTAGACTTTAACTTCTTACATATATCCTAGGGTGCTCTAACATCAACCTGACTTGGGTCTCGACTCCTTTGAACATTGATCACCAACTTTCTCATCAAGTGATGAGTCAACAAcacattaattttatataaaaaaccctctaaaaaaattataagaatcTTTAACTTTTAATTCTAGgtcaaaacagaacataaaatagGTTTTGGAGACTTGAAAACAAATAAGGAAAATTGCTGGCAGAACCAACTTCGGCTGCGGAAGTCCTGACTTTAAATACCTTCGATAGGTAGCACCTACTTTGGCTGTCAAAGTCTATAACTGTAACACTCGCCATTTCCTAATGTCGAAATTTCTATCGTAGATGGAATATTTTGGCAAATTCAAAGATTTCATTGATAAGGAAATGGTGGTAGAAGTTCACCGATAAGGGAATGGTGGTAgaagtgcatatatatatatgtttgtgtctctgtgtgtgtgtgtgtgcgtgtgtgtgtggttgatgtgttcaaaatgtatttaaaaatgaaaatgttttaaaAGTTTGCATCCCTAAAAGTTTTTAAGTGTTATTTTTAGGCAGAAGGAACTGTGGCAGTCGAAGCATGGACTTTTCGctttcaaagtccatttttacTGTTCAAATTCATTTTAGGTAGAATGGACTCTGGTAGCTAGAACTATAACTTCTGACAGCCAAAGTCCCTCGATAGTGAAGGTATAAAAGGCCAACAGCTTGTTTTTTCTATCCAAAGGTAACTTGAACTCTTACTTTTCTCTTTTGCTTTACTTTTTATACATGCAAAGGGTTTTCTAAAGAGTTTTTTCTTAGGAATTTCATGCTTTGAAGTTTGATTCTTCTATAGGAAAGCTTAGGGAAAGTGGATTGAAGTTAGGATCATCAATTCACTTCCTTCTCCAATTCAAGAAAAAGAGGtaatttctcttttcttttgaTCTTTTAGAAGAATCCTAGTACGTCTAGGTGTGATACGTTGTTGGATGTATTTGCATGTGGGGTTGGGAGTTTTGAATTTATGAAAAAATTGAGAAAAGGGGGTTTTTGCATGTTGAAGTTTTAGATGCAAATATGTTTTTCTTGTTGTGTTTAAATGAGGTTTCGTTCTTGCTCTTTGTCAAGTTTAAGTGTTTATAGACCTTGAATGGTTAGTTTCCTTAGTTAAACCTAAGGATTTCTTGCTTTTGGGAAATTTGAAGTTTGCTTGAAATGCATGTGAGTTTAAAGGATGTTTTTGAATTGTTTAAGGTCTTAGATAGGTTTTGGAATCTTTGGATCGTGTTTTGGGAGCCTGGTATGAGTTTTGATGCTTTGGAGAATAAATTCTACAGGTTTTCGACTTGGGAATTCTAAAAATTCTCAAGTTCGACTGCTGAAGACCATTGTTTTAGCAGTTAAAGCATGTAGAGAAATTCCAGGTTCAGCAATTGAAGTTCAAGACTTTGGCAGCCACAATGGCTACTATCCAAAATGGGCACCTGAAGTTTAAAGATTCGACAGTTGAAGTCCAAGAATCCAGTAGCTAAACTTTATTCTACCAACTTTATTTCTTCTCTAATTCCAAGGTTCCAAAACATGATTTTAAAGTTCCTAAGGGCTTAGACtaagatgtttgatatgtatttaGAGTTCTAGAGCTTCTAATAACTCATTCGGTTCCAATGTTATAGGATTGGACTTGAGGGATTCAAGAGCTAAGGATCTGAGACTAGCTACTGTTTGTGTTAGGTGGTTCATAGGTTTCAAGAGGTGAGTAATTCTAGCCCTAATAAATGTAAATCCTTTAAATATGATTCATAATCATccacatgcatcatttcattatttactagGGTGTATGTATCTTGAACACGAATATGTTGCATTTTTGCATATTTGTTATTAATGCATGATGAAATTTGGATGACCTATTGGTTCCCCCTATGTTATGTATATGCTATGTTTATGATTTGATCATGCATTATATGTGgttgtgtaacgccctcactttaggtagtttgcgcattctactattccgatgactaatgtctgttcgaatagccagaatgtttggaactacactcaaactagagtgaggaaacataaattggttgaa
This Hevea brasiliensis isolate MT/VB/25A 57/8 unplaced genomic scaffold, ASM3005281v1 Scaf1, whole genome shotgun sequence DNA region includes the following protein-coding sequences:
- the LOC131168872 gene encoding chloroplast protein FOR GROWTH AND FERTILITY 2-like, which translates into the protein MERLLCSFSPTPTLKFHLKPTPFLPPLRRFDLPKLGFPSLVRPEFRRLNLVSCSHENPSTPSIKLPSLSPPPIYSRTGSIPKSHFPQQIANGASVQQKAVNLGTFILLSAVIMFLIHPVFASPAFATFQTAANTGGPVAAAAVGAKLLRTELLSSAWTGFLAGCLHTLSGPDHLAALAPLSIGRSRMESAVVGALWGCGHDAGQVIFGLLFLLLKDQLHIEIIRTWGTRIVGFTLLVIGAMGIREASEAPNPCVALENGECDVSVYETLESPTVGKKKIGFATFATGIVHGLQPDALMMVLPALALPSRLAGAAFLVMFLLGTVVAMGSYTVFIGSCSQALKDRMPRITEKLTWVSSLIAIALGLAIIISQFFGFNLY